The proteins below come from a single Sander vitreus isolate 19-12246 chromosome 15, sanVit1, whole genome shotgun sequence genomic window:
- the rpain gene encoding RPA-interacting protein isoform X2: MDALHRHRSLYKGTTPPWKETYRKRCVDRLKNSRSRLLERYRQTGDSQQHSGSGASIIVQEVMEEEWTALQSEDRRLPSLWGPEGMAEMFSIMKEYDELAVLEEIQHELMSQEMSIIEEFERNLQFEQQYISSVVERMDEMHIICPICHINNLNINSHFISCPCGLNINNTTQNITPDILRHLLESTVSEHTEDCFHNPVFSVAPNTDGSLNLIISCQVCDYLSIVL, translated from the exons ATGGACGCTTTGCACAGACACCGTTCACTTTATAAAGGAACAACTCCGCCATGGAAAGAAACATACCGCAAG CGCTGTGTAGACAGACTAAAAAACAGCCGGTCGAGGCTACTGGAGAGATATCGTCAGACGGGAGATAGCCAGCAGCACAGCGGCTCCGGGGCCTCTATTATCGTCCAGGAGGTGATGGAGGAGGAGTGGACCGCCCTGCAATCAGAGGACCGGAGACTGCCCTCGCTATGGGGGCCAGAGGGAATGGCAGag ATGTTCAGTATCATGAAAGAGTATGATGAACTGGCAGTACTGGAAGAAATCCAACACGAGCTCATGTCTCAAG AAATGTCTATTATTGAAGAGTTCGAGAGGAACCTGCAGTTTGAGCAACAGTACATATCATCTGTTGTGGAGAGGATGGACGAGATGCATATTATTTGCCCCATATGTCACAT AAACAACTTGAACATCAACAGCCATTTCATCTCTTGTCCCTGTGGACTGAACATTAACAAtacg ACACAGAACATCACGCCTGATATCCTGCGGCATCTTCTGGAATCCACGGTATCCGAGCACACGGAGGACTGTTTCCACAACCCGGTCTTCTCTGTAGCTCCAAACACAGACGGCTCTCTCAACCTGATCATAAGCTGCCAG gTTTGTGACTACCTGTCCATTGTCCTGTGA
- the rpain gene encoding RPA-interacting protein isoform X1, protein MDALHRHRSLYKGTTPPWKETYRKRCVDRLKNSRSRLLERYRQTGDSQQHSGSGASIIVQEVMEEEWTALQSEDRRLPSLWGPEGMAEQMFSIMKEYDELAVLEEIQHELMSQEMSIIEEFERNLQFEQQYISSVVERMDEMHIICPICHINNLNINSHFISCPCGLNINNTTQNITPDILRHLLESTVSEHTEDCFHNPVFSVAPNTDGSLNLIISCQVCDYLSIVL, encoded by the exons ATGGACGCTTTGCACAGACACCGTTCACTTTATAAAGGAACAACTCCGCCATGGAAAGAAACATACCGCAAG CGCTGTGTAGACAGACTAAAAAACAGCCGGTCGAGGCTACTGGAGAGATATCGTCAGACGGGAGATAGCCAGCAGCACAGCGGCTCCGGGGCCTCTATTATCGTCCAGGAGGTGATGGAGGAGGAGTGGACCGCCCTGCAATCAGAGGACCGGAGACTGCCCTCGCTATGGGGGCCAGAGGGAATGGCAGag CAGATGTTCAGTATCATGAAAGAGTATGATGAACTGGCAGTACTGGAAGAAATCCAACACGAGCTCATGTCTCAAG AAATGTCTATTATTGAAGAGTTCGAGAGGAACCTGCAGTTTGAGCAACAGTACATATCATCTGTTGTGGAGAGGATGGACGAGATGCATATTATTTGCCCCATATGTCACAT AAACAACTTGAACATCAACAGCCATTTCATCTCTTGTCCCTGTGGACTGAACATTAACAAtacg ACACAGAACATCACGCCTGATATCCTGCGGCATCTTCTGGAATCCACGGTATCCGAGCACACGGAGGACTGTTTCCACAACCCGGTCTTCTCTGTAGCTCCAAACACAGACGGCTCTCTCAACCTGATCATAAGCTGCCAG gTTTGTGACTACCTGTCCATTGTCCTGTGA
- the abat gene encoding 4-aminobutyrate aminotransferase, mitochondrial: protein MASSLISRHFALSLQKNLWLSAPGCRYVSKAAPQAQVEFDFSGPSMKTAVPGPRSQELTKQLGEIQNVGAINFFCNYEESRGNYLVDVDGNRMLDIYTQISSIPIGYNHPALLKLMSNPNNLSTLVNRPALGILPPENFPDKLTESLLSISPSGMTRVQTMACGSCSNENAFKAMFIWYRNKERGHNTPSEEDLSSCMVNQAPGCPDLSILSFMGAFHGRTMGCLATTHSKAIHKLDVPSFDWPIAPFPRLQYPLEEFSRENAQEEARCLEEVEDLIVKWRQKGKPVAGIVIEPIQAEGGDNHASPDFFKSLRNIARKHGCAFHVDEVQTGGGATGKMWAHEHWGMDDPADIVSFSKKLLTGGYYHRDELQADKPYRIFNTWMGDPSKNLILAEVLNVIRRENLLEEVTRSGKALLNGLYDLQAQYPGMLSRARGQGTFCAIDICDDATRNSILLKARDKGVLLGGCGDRSIRFRPSLVFKEYHVHIFLNIFNEVLAQHK, encoded by the exons ATGGCGTCCTCCTTGATCAGCCGCCACTTTGCTCTCTCCCTGCAGAAAAACTTGTGGCTCAGTGCTCCAG GCTGCAGGTATGTCAGTAAGGCGGCACCACAGGCCCAGGTGGAGTTTGACTTCAGTGGACCCTCCATGAAGACTGCAGTTCCTGGACCACGATCacaa GAGCTGACAAAACAACTGGGAGAGATCCAG AATGTTGGTGCTATCAACTTCTTCTGTAACTACGAGGAGAGCCGGGGGAACTACCTGGTGGATGTGGACGGCAACCGCATGCTAGACATCTACACTCAGATCTCCTCCATCCCCATTG GATACAACCACCCGGCGCTGCTCAAACTCATGTCCAATCCCAACAATCTG AGTACTCTGGTAAACCGACCAGCCCTGGGAATCCTGCCGCCGGAGAACTTCCCAGACAAACTCACTGAAAGTCTTCTCTCA ATCTCTCCCAGTGGAATGACTCGTGTTCAGACGATGGCCTGCGGATCGTGCTCCAATGAGAATGCTTTCAAAGCCATGTTTATCTGGTACAGG AACAAGGAGCGGGGCCACAACACACCGTCTGAGGAAGACCTCAGCTCCTGCATGGTCAACCAG GCCCCAGGTTGTCCAGACCTCAGTATCTTATCTTTCATGGGAGCTTTCCATGGAAGAACCATGG GTTGCTTGGCAACAACACACTCCAAAGCGATCCACAAGCTGGATGTGCCATCATTTGATTGGCCGATCGCTCCATTTCCTCGACTGCAGTACCCGCTGGAGGAATTCAGCAGAGAGAATGCACAGGAAGAGGCtcgctgtctggaggag GTGGAAGATCTGATCGTGAAATGGAGGCAGAAGGGGAAGCCGGTGGCTGGGATTGTAATTGAACCAATCCAGGCTGAAGGTGGAGATAACCACGCCTCCCCAGACTTCTTCAAAAGCCTCCGCAACATTGCACGCAAG CATGGATGTGCTTTTCACGTGGATGAAGTCCAGACTGGTGGAGGGGCCACAGGAAAGATGTGGGCCCATGAGCACTGGGGCATGGATGATCCTGCTGACATTGTCTCCTTCAGCAAGAAGCTTCTGACTGGTGGCTACTACCACAGGGACGAATTACAGGCTGATAAG CCGTACCGTATCTTTAACACATGGATGGGTGACCCATCAAAGAACTTGATCCTGGCTGAGGTTCTTAATGTGATTCGCAGAGAAAACCTTCTGGAGGAAGTGACCCGTTCTGGAAAAGCCTTGCTAAACGGCCTTTATGACCTACAG GCTCAGTACCCCGGCATGTTGAGCCGAGCTCGAGGGCAGGGGACCTTCTGTGCCATTGATATCTGCGATGACGCAACACGCAACAGCATCCTGCTCAAGGCCAGAGACAAAG GTGTCCTCCTGGGAGGGTGTGGGGATCGATCCATCCGTTTCCGTCCATCGCTGGTTTTCAAGGAGTACCATGTTCACATCTTTCTCAACATTTTCAATGAAGTGTTGGCCCAGCACAAGTAA